One genomic region from Haloarcula taiwanensis encodes:
- a CDS encoding chemotaxis protein, whose translation MTVSSVKQSYGAKLGVGYIATATLLITVGVVTQDVASTVVAGIAGLLTLGSINAAETVASITELSAQTQRVADGDLDTEIVSTRTDEFGDLADSIEQMRVSLRDRLSEMEAARADLEQAQIDANEAQAEAEAAEEEARELATAYQEIATAYGTVMADAADGDLTQRVDVATEYDAMETVGQSFNRMMDELQETIETVTAVSERITTETDEITETSQQVQQEVDAAVETVADIQTQATDQQTKLESAAADIQDVSASAEEIAATIDNLADRSREVEEASNDARAASETALTEMDRIQADAAEAVTQVETLQQRMAEITDIADIISEIAEQTNMLALNASIEAARAGGQGSGADGDGFSVVADEVKSLAEETQSRADEIATVIAEVSEQTEEVTASIQATETRVETGTETVESALSEIATIAEAVDDISASIEEMRQTTSEQADTVQATADSIEVVTEASAETATTAEEMSTQIRRQRDVVKSISDSLDSFRETAVDDLESRVRLFTVDTDTTAASHRRVAGSPSVGGDD comes from the coding sequence GTGACTGTTTCTAGTGTCAAGCAGAGCTACGGGGCCAAGCTCGGTGTCGGATACATCGCAACGGCTACCCTCCTTATCACAGTCGGGGTGGTAACACAGGATGTCGCATCAACAGTCGTCGCCGGCATCGCCGGCTTACTGACACTTGGCTCGATCAACGCAGCCGAAACGGTCGCGAGCATCACCGAGTTATCAGCACAGACACAGCGGGTGGCAGACGGGGACCTCGATACCGAAATCGTCTCGACGCGGACCGATGAGTTCGGTGACCTTGCTGACTCCATCGAGCAAATGCGCGTCTCGTTGCGCGACCGACTGTCAGAGATGGAGGCTGCGAGGGCGGACCTCGAACAGGCACAGATTGACGCAAACGAGGCACAGGCCGAAGCAGAGGCCGCTGAGGAGGAAGCACGGGAACTCGCCACAGCCTACCAGGAAATTGCAACAGCGTACGGGACGGTCATGGCAGACGCCGCAGACGGCGATCTCACGCAGCGTGTCGATGTGGCCACTGAGTACGACGCTATGGAAACCGTCGGCCAGTCGTTCAACAGGATGATGGACGAGCTACAGGAGACAATCGAGACGGTCACCGCCGTTTCCGAGCGTATCACAACCGAAACTGACGAGATTACCGAAACGAGTCAGCAAGTCCAACAGGAGGTAGACGCGGCTGTGGAAACGGTTGCCGATATCCAGACGCAGGCAACCGATCAGCAGACAAAGCTCGAATCAGCTGCAGCCGATATTCAGGACGTGAGCGCGTCGGCAGAGGAAATCGCCGCGACAATTGACAACCTTGCCGACCGGAGCCGTGAGGTCGAGGAGGCCAGCAACGACGCCCGGGCAGCCTCAGAAACAGCCCTGACAGAGATGGACCGGATACAGGCTGATGCAGCTGAAGCTGTCACACAGGTCGAGACCCTCCAGCAGCGAATGGCCGAGATAACCGACATCGCGGACATCATCTCCGAGATCGCAGAGCAGACGAATATGCTGGCGTTGAATGCGTCGATAGAGGCCGCTCGCGCTGGTGGACAGGGCAGCGGCGCGGACGGGGATGGGTTCAGCGTCGTTGCCGACGAAGTCAAGTCACTCGCTGAAGAGACGCAGTCACGGGCTGACGAGATAGCAACGGTCATCGCTGAGGTCTCTGAGCAGACAGAAGAGGTGACAGCCTCGATACAGGCGACCGAAACGCGAGTCGAAACTGGTACTGAGACCGTTGAGTCGGCCCTGTCGGAGATTGCGACAATCGCGGAGGCCGTCGACGACATCTCAGCATCCATCGAGGAGATGCGACAGACGACCTCGGAACAGGCAGACACCGTGCAGGCGACGGCCGACTCGATAGAGGTTGTCACTGAAGCAAGTGCGGAGACGGCGACTACTGCAGAGGAAATGTCGACACAGATCCGTCGGCAGCGGGACGTCGTCAAGTCGATCTCCGACTCACTCGATTCCTTCCGCGAAACCGCGGTTGACGACCTCGAATCCCGGGTGCGACTATTTACTGTTGACACAGATACTACGGCGGCGAGCCACAGACGCGTCGCAGGGTCGCCGTCAGTCGGGGGTGACGACTGA
- a CDS encoding rhodopsin — protein MDAVAVVYGITAAGFAVGVAIVGFLYASLEGSDERSVLGALALIPAVAGLSYVAMAFGIGTVTIGETTLVGFRYLDWVVTTPLLVGFIGYTAGASRRAIVGVMAADALMILAGVGAVVTAGTLKWALFGVSAMFHVSLFAYLYLVFPRSVPDDPQRIGLFSLLKNHVGLLWIAYPLVWLAGPEGLGFATYVGVSITYAFLDLLAKVPYVYFFYARRQVFATKLLRESGDATVTPAD, from the coding sequence ATGGACGCCGTTGCAGTCGTGTACGGGATAACCGCCGCGGGCTTTGCGGTCGGTGTCGCTATCGTCGGGTTCCTCTATGCGTCGCTTGAGGGGTCCGACGAACGGTCGGTTCTGGGGGCGTTGGCGCTTATACCGGCAGTTGCAGGCCTCTCGTACGTTGCGATGGCGTTCGGTATCGGCACCGTAACCATTGGTGAGACGACGCTTGTCGGGTTCCGATATCTCGACTGGGTGGTGACGACGCCGTTGCTCGTCGGATTTATCGGGTATACTGCGGGCGCGTCGAGACGGGCGATTGTCGGGGTTATGGCGGCGGACGCCCTGATGATACTTGCAGGCGTCGGGGCGGTTGTCACTGCTGGAACACTGAAATGGGCGCTGTTCGGCGTCTCGGCGATGTTCCACGTCTCGCTGTTTGCCTACCTGTACCTCGTCTTCCCGCGCTCAGTTCCGGACGACCCACAGCGTATCGGTCTGTTTAGCCTCCTCAAGAACCACGTCGGGCTGCTGTGGATCGCGTATCCGCTCGTCTGGCTTGCTGGCCCCGAAGGACTTGGGTTCGCGACCTACGTCGGTGTCAGCATCACCTATGCATTCCTCGACCTGCTGGCGAAGGTCCCCTACGTGTACTTCTTTTACGCCCGACGGCAGGTGTTCGCCACGAAACTGCTTCGGGAGTCGGGCGACGCCACAGTAACGCCGGCGGACTGA
- a CDS encoding 2-phospho-L-lactate guanylyltransferase gives MRLVVPVSGSAPKTRLASVLSPAERRDFTEAMLSDVVDAVTAAGHEPEIISTAPLDCAVPVTVDDRGLDALVNDLLASTVTDGERALAVVMADLPLVTRESIERLLAPEADVVLAPGLGGGTNAFVCRHPEFRVDYHGASIRDHRETARDVGASVTEIDSRRLATDIDEPDDLAEVLLHSEGAAADWLTQSGFELTAAGGRVDVQRSR, from the coding sequence ATGCGTCTTGTCGTCCCCGTCTCGGGGTCTGCCCCCAAAACGCGACTTGCGTCTGTTCTGTCTCCAGCCGAGCGCCGTGATTTTACCGAAGCTATGCTTTCAGACGTCGTCGACGCAGTGACAGCGGCGGGCCACGAACCCGAGATCATCTCGACAGCACCGCTTGACTGTGCCGTGCCGGTCACCGTCGACGACCGCGGACTCGACGCGCTCGTTAACGACCTGCTCGCGTCGACAGTGACTGACGGCGAACGAGCGCTTGCCGTCGTGATGGCCGACCTCCCGCTCGTAACTCGTGAGAGCATCGAGCGACTGCTCGCTCCCGAAGCCGACGTGGTGCTGGCCCCGGGCCTGGGCGGCGGGACGAACGCCTTCGTCTGTCGGCACCCCGAATTCAGGGTCGATTACCACGGCGCGTCTATCCGCGACCACCGAGAGACCGCACGCGACGTGGGAGCCAGCGTTACCGAAATTGACTCGCGGCGGCTCGCGACCGATATCGACGAACCGGATGATCTCGCAGAGGTGCTGTTACACAGCGAGGGCGCGGCCGCGGATTGGCTCACACAGTCAGGGTTCGAACTGACAGCCGCCGGTGGGCGAGTCGACGTGCAGCGATCTCGGTAG
- a CDS encoding 7,8-didemethyl-8-hydroxy-5-deazariboflavin synthase subunit CofG: protein MIPGTDAYDIAIDIPDDDVERLLSVMPEDVGAASALSYCRNVFVPLTTACRYTCTYCTYYDPPGEAELMDPDEIRETCRRGADAGCTEALFTFGDDPDDRYTEIHAQLAAWGYDSIHEYLREACKIALEEGLLPHANPGDQTRDQMAHVADLNASMGVMLETTTEVQAHGGPRAKNPGQRLNTLRVAGELGVPFTTGILVGIGEDWHNRAESLLAIREMHERYGHIQEVIVQPVVENERWRSGSPDLATMRRVTAMARAALPEAVSVQVPPNLAPARDLTDCGIDDLGGVSPVTVDHINPEYEWPALQELTAVAEAAEVPLTERLPVYDRFVDNGWLSDPIEAAIEADTDAGERFRSILNRGENPGAS, encoded by the coding sequence GTGATACCCGGCACGGACGCGTACGACATCGCCATCGACATTCCGGACGATGACGTCGAGCGCCTGCTGTCGGTGATGCCCGAGGACGTCGGGGCGGCGTCAGCACTGTCTTACTGCCGGAACGTGTTCGTGCCGCTGACGACCGCGTGCCGATACACCTGTACCTACTGCACGTACTACGATCCGCCGGGCGAGGCCGAACTGATGGACCCAGATGAAATCCGGGAGACGTGTCGCCGGGGGGCCGACGCCGGCTGCACCGAGGCGCTGTTCACCTTCGGCGACGACCCGGACGACCGCTACACCGAGATACACGCCCAGCTCGCCGCGTGGGGTTACGACTCCATCCACGAGTATCTCCGCGAAGCCTGCAAAATCGCGCTGGAAGAGGGGTTGCTCCCCCACGCCAACCCGGGTGACCAGACGCGCGACCAGATGGCTCACGTCGCCGACCTGAACGCCTCGATGGGCGTCATGCTGGAGACGACCACCGAGGTGCAGGCCCACGGCGGTCCACGAGCAAAAAACCCCGGCCAGCGGCTCAACACCCTCCGAGTGGCTGGCGAACTCGGCGTCCCGTTCACAACGGGTATCCTCGTTGGGATCGGCGAGGACTGGCACAACCGCGCCGAGAGCTTGCTCGCTATCCGCGAAATGCACGAGCGGTATGGTCACATTCAGGAGGTTATCGTCCAGCCTGTCGTCGAGAACGAGCGATGGCGGAGCGGCTCCCCCGACTTAGCGACGATGCGCCGGGTGACGGCGATGGCCCGTGCGGCCCTGCCCGAGGCGGTGTCCGTTCAGGTCCCCCCGAACCTTGCGCCCGCCCGTGACCTGACCGACTGTGGCATCGACGACCTGGGCGGCGTCTCCCCAGTGACGGTCGACCACATCAACCCAGAGTACGAGTGGCCCGCTCTACAGGAGTTGACTGCCGTCGCCGAGGCCGCCGAGGTGCCACTGACAGAGCGGCTACCGGTCTACGACCGGTTCGTTGATAACGGCTGGCTCTCGGATCCCATCGAGGCGGCCATCGAGGCTGATACCGACGCCGGCGAACGGTTCCGGTCGATACTGAACCGGGGCGAGAATCCGGGAGCCTCCTGA